A DNA window from Mycolicibacter hiberniae contains the following coding sequences:
- a CDS encoding cutinase family protein yields MNTRRWVAGLGGAAMVLGALPVIAGPPAAAAECPDVEVTFARGTGEPPGVGGVGQRFVDALRSQTGGRSLRVYAVNYPATDDWPASASAGAGDANAHIAAMVGSCPATKLVLGGYSQGAMVIDLVTIARASVAGFNAATLSADEAEHVAAVAVFGNPTDRYLGGRVDQLSDWYGAKAIDLCADGDPICTPGALALPTTDEMHSAAHLSYEQSGMPAQAAAFVASRLGA; encoded by the coding sequence ATGAACACCCGCCGGTGGGTCGCCGGGCTCGGGGGTGCGGCGATGGTCCTGGGGGCGCTGCCCGTGATCGCCGGGCCCCCTGCCGCCGCGGCCGAATGCCCGGACGTCGAGGTGACCTTCGCCCGAGGCACCGGTGAGCCCCCGGGTGTCGGCGGGGTCGGGCAGCGGTTCGTCGACGCGCTGCGCTCGCAGACCGGCGGCCGCTCGCTCAGGGTCTATGCGGTCAACTACCCGGCCACCGACGATTGGCCGGCGTCGGCGTCCGCCGGTGCCGGCGATGCCAATGCCCACATCGCAGCGATGGTCGGATCCTGTCCGGCCACCAAGCTGGTGCTCGGGGGCTACTCGCAAGGCGCCATGGTCATCGACCTGGTCACCATCGCGCGGGCCTCGGTGGCCGGCTTCAACGCGGCGACCCTGTCGGCGGACGAGGCCGAACACGTGGCCGCGGTCGCGGTCTTCGGGAACCCGACCGACCGGTATCTGGGCGGGCGGGTCGACCAGCTCAGCGACTGGTACGGGGCCAAGGCGATCGATCTGTGTGCGGACGGCGATCCGATCTGCACCCCGGGTGCCCTGGCGCTGCCCACCACCGACGAGATGCACTCCGCGGCTCATCTGTCCTACGAGCAGTCGGGGATGCCGGCGCAGGCCGCGGCGTTTGTGGCAAGCCGCCTGGGCGCCTAG
- a CDS encoding SDR family NAD(P)-dependent oxidoreductase — protein sequence MLTSHPTALPDGRIPVLISAHARDLVSAEAGALARWLNTHPVGVAAVAQTLRATRPVRRYRAVVRARDAAELIAGLDAVYRGEEHPLVARSHQPETARTAFVFPGQGNQWPGMGAELLGVAAYRAEADRCHDAFVRAGHASPLNYLRGTDDSDPVVQRGSTQESRSWDRRMDPVVQRGSTQESRSWDRRIDPVVVQAAQFTHAAALAATWRHFGVLPDITVGHSLGELAAAYTADVVELDAAVAVVAARAQLTDLLAADAPVRYGMAMLALDAAAAADMIAATPGWLELSVVNGPESVVVSGEWPAVQRILEVAAGRGVFARELPVRYPAHTSALEPLAGRMAGQLPDAQFHNTPVEFIGSVYGGPIPPGATFGQYWFDNLRRQVRFDLAAAAAVARGVTTFIEMSAHPTLLVALGDSVGAAQVLGSTDRDRPAGEALAANIAAAAIADPGYRWRDFTPPEPPALLRNFPHAPMHTTRLWAGVETPSARRRGPVVMAERWLPAAEPQRRPTPVAVVDYTGRSPELTARVVSALDGVGAELCNPADAEFLLLVAPLADAADIGGAAAGFAADAARQSAVRPGPNCRRVWLLTRGAEHLDGDPPTHPGSAALAALHRSTGFDYPDHTFAHLDLPAAPTAADLRAAAAALWLPDTEVAVRAGDLARRRFTESETPATLPAVAERVVISGGTGAIGMAYAAYCADHGAREIVLLSRSGAGDATAAQLESLRARTGATITAIRCDITDDAAVAALIAQYRPAPAGLLVHTASAEAVATSEVTEQSVRDALGAKVIGLDNLVRHWPLRPDARVLVCSSVLALWGGSGHGPYAAANRMADALVGRLRAQGLGASSIRWGLWRSVAVVSGQERDRIARTGLTPMAPEAAIIAGLLATPADPVILAADFDRLAVFFDSQGVPCPFEATLMPTPADPGTERPIGAVVAEELVSVLGVESPDDIDMHRALVDLGLDSLLALDLRKRLGRATGRRVALGPLLAGMTGAQLTAALRDDAAPAVATERTVFTHD from the coding sequence GTGCTGACCAGCCACCCCACCGCGCTGCCCGACGGCCGGATCCCCGTGCTGATTTCGGCGCACGCCCGCGACCTGGTGTCCGCCGAGGCCGGCGCGCTGGCGCGCTGGCTCAACACCCACCCCGTCGGGGTCGCGGCCGTCGCCCAGACCCTGCGGGCCACCCGGCCGGTGCGTCGCTACCGGGCGGTGGTCCGGGCACGCGACGCAGCCGAGCTCATTGCCGGCCTCGACGCCGTCTACCGCGGCGAGGAACACCCGCTGGTGGCCCGGTCGCACCAGCCCGAGACCGCCCGCACCGCCTTCGTCTTCCCCGGCCAGGGAAACCAATGGCCCGGGATGGGAGCCGAACTGCTCGGCGTCGCGGCCTACCGCGCCGAGGCGGACCGCTGCCATGACGCCTTCGTGCGCGCCGGTCACGCCTCGCCGCTGAATTACCTGCGGGGCACCGATGACTCTGACCCGGTGGTTCAGCGAGGCTCGACGCAGGAGAGCCGAAGCTGGGACCGCCGTATGGACCCGGTGGTTCAGCGAGGCTCGACGCAGGAGAGCCGAAGCTGGGACCGCCGTATAGATCCGGTCGTGGTGCAGGCCGCCCAGTTCACCCATGCCGCGGCGCTGGCCGCCACCTGGCGCCATTTCGGGGTGCTGCCCGACATCACCGTGGGACACAGCCTGGGGGAGCTCGCCGCGGCCTACACCGCCGACGTGGTGGAGCTGGACGCCGCGGTGGCGGTGGTGGCCGCCCGGGCGCAGCTGACCGACCTGCTGGCCGCCGACGCGCCGGTCCGCTATGGCATGGCGATGCTCGCCCTGGACGCCGCGGCTGCCGCCGACATGATCGCGGCGACTCCCGGCTGGCTGGAGCTGTCGGTGGTCAACGGACCCGAATCGGTGGTCGTCTCCGGCGAATGGCCGGCGGTACAGCGGATTCTGGAGGTCGCCGCGGGGCGCGGGGTGTTCGCCCGCGAACTGCCGGTGCGCTACCCCGCGCACACCAGCGCGCTGGAGCCGCTTGCCGGCCGCATGGCCGGGCAGCTTCCCGACGCGCAGTTCCACAACACGCCCGTGGAATTCATCGGATCGGTGTACGGCGGCCCGATCCCGCCCGGCGCCACGTTCGGGCAGTACTGGTTCGACAACCTGCGCCGCCAGGTCCGATTCGACCTGGCCGCCGCCGCCGCGGTGGCGCGCGGTGTCACGACGTTCATCGAGATGTCGGCCCACCCGACCCTGCTGGTGGCGCTCGGCGACTCCGTCGGTGCGGCCCAGGTGCTCGGCAGCACCGACCGCGACCGGCCGGCCGGCGAGGCCCTGGCCGCAAACATCGCCGCGGCGGCGATCGCCGACCCCGGTTACCGCTGGCGGGACTTCACCCCGCCGGAACCGCCTGCGCTGCTGCGGAACTTTCCGCACGCACCGATGCACACCACCCGACTGTGGGCTGGTGTCGAAACGCCCTCGGCACGCCGTCGCGGCCCGGTGGTCATGGCCGAACGCTGGCTGCCCGCCGCCGAGCCGCAGCGGCGGCCCACCCCGGTGGCGGTCGTCGACTACACCGGGCGATCCCCGGAGCTGACCGCCCGGGTGGTGTCGGCGCTGGACGGCGTCGGCGCCGAACTGTGCAACCCGGCCGACGCCGAATTCCTGCTGCTGGTGGCCCCGCTCGCCGATGCGGCCGACATCGGCGGCGCCGCCGCCGGGTTCGCCGCAGACGCGGCGCGCCAGAGCGCGGTGCGGCCGGGACCGAACTGCCGCCGGGTGTGGCTGCTGACCCGCGGCGCCGAACACCTCGACGGTGATCCACCGACGCACCCGGGCAGCGCAGCGCTGGCCGCGCTGCACCGCAGCACCGGATTCGACTATCCCGACCACACCTTCGCGCATCTGGATCTGCCGGCGGCGCCCACCGCCGCCGATCTGCGGGCAGCCGCCGCCGCGCTGTGGCTGCCCGACACCGAGGTCGCGGTGCGCGCCGGAGATCTCGCCCGGCGCCGCTTCACCGAGTCGGAGACGCCGGCAACGCTTCCCGCGGTCGCGGAGCGCGTGGTGATCAGCGGCGGTACCGGCGCCATCGGAATGGCCTATGCGGCGTACTGCGCCGACCACGGCGCCCGCGAGATCGTACTGCTCAGCCGCAGCGGCGCCGGCGATGCCACCGCGGCGCAGCTGGAGTCGCTGCGCGCTCGCACCGGCGCGACCATCACCGCGATCCGTTGCGACATCACCGACGACGCCGCAGTGGCGGCGCTGATCGCGCAGTATCGGCCCGCGCCGGCCGGACTGCTGGTCCATACGGCATCGGCCGAAGCCGTCGCCACGTCGGAGGTCACCGAGCAGTCCGTACGGGATGCCCTCGGCGCCAAGGTGATCGGGTTGGACAACCTGGTGCGGCACTGGCCGCTGCGCCCCGACGCGCGGGTGCTGGTCTGCTCGTCGGTGCTGGCGCTGTGGGGCGGATCGGGGCACGGCCCCTACGCGGCTGCCAACCGGATGGCCGACGCCCTGGTGGGCCGGCTGCGCGCGCAGGGCCTGGGTGCCAGCTCCATCCGGTGGGGACTGTGGCGCAGCGTGGCCGTGGTGAGCGGCCAGGAGCGGGACCGGATCGCCAGGACCGGCCTGACCCCGATGGCACCGGAGGCCGCGATCATCGCGGGACTGCTGGCCACGCCCGCCGACCCGGTGATCCTGGCCGCCGACTTCGACCGCCTCGCAGTCTTTTTCGACAGTCAGGGCGTGCCCTGCCCGTTCGAGGCAACACTGATGCCCACCCCGGCCGATCCCGGCACCGAACGCCCGATCGGTGCGGTGGTGGCCGAGGAACTGGTGAGCGTGCTCGGCGTGGAAAGCCCGGACGACATCGACATGCACCGGGCGCTGGTCGACCTCGGCCTGGATTCACTGCTTGCGCTGGACCTGCGCAAACGCCTGGGCCGGGCCACCGGTCGACGGGTGGCACTCGGCCCACTGCTGGCCGGGATGACCGGAGCCCAGCTCACGGCGGCGCTGCGCGACGACGCGGCGCCCGCCGTGGCTACCGAAAGGACCGTATTCACCCATGACTGA
- a CDS encoding non-ribosomal peptide synthetase, which yields MKGGAVGPDDIRAQVAELLGADAGALDPDADLVGQGLDSIRMMSLAGRWRKQGIDVDFATLAADPRIAAWQALVGDRGAPVAVAAPAPAEDDGAPFPLAPMQHAMWVGRDDDVALGGVAGHLYVEFQSGTGIDPERLAAAAQALAARHPMLRVQFSPDGTQHISDGAELPVAVQDLRELDAAEAARRLEATRAAKSHQQLHGAVFELTVSLLPDGTARLHVDLDMQAADAMSYRTLMADLAAAYRGEALPELGYTYRQYRQAFADREPDDNHRQWWAQRIPDLPDPPKLPPPAGTPANPRRSTRRWHWLDPATRDALFGQARAHGVTPAMALAASFSHTLASWSDTARFLLNVPLFGREPLHADVDRLVGDFTSSLLLDVDLTQARTGAQRAHAVQDAMRTAAAHADYPGLAVLRDLSRHRGTQVLAPVVFTSALGLGELFSDEVTAAFGGPVWIISQGPQVLLDAQVTEFDGGVLVNWDVREEMFAPGVIDAMFAHHVADLTRLAGGDGWGQPAPAALPAEQARVREQANAGTAEPSGEALQDGFFRQAQRNPEAVAVLHGSAELRYGRLRDQALAVAAALRERGVRRGDTVALLGPKCAEQIPALLGILAAGAVYLPIAADQPPERRQRILALGGAALALVVGETVPQLEIPAVAVRDALGHPGTADPVRTDPGELAYVVFTSGSTGEPKGVEVTHDAAMNTIETLSTRFEFGPHDRSLALLTLDADMSVLDVFAMLRAGGATVMVDEADRRSPEVWSQLVGQHRVSVLNLMPGACEMLVSAGGELSSVRAVLTGGDWVRPELARRFAAAAPGVRFAGLGGATETAIHATVCEVDGEPPANWASVPYGTPLPNMACRVVGPDGADRPDWVAGELWIAGRGLASGYRGRPDLTAEKFVAHDGRIWYRTGDLARYRPDGTLEFVGRADHRVKISGYRIELGEVEAALRRLPGVAEAVVVALPEPGGREVLAAAVRTDDATLTEAGVRAALAESLPEHMVPPLVQVVSGIAYTVSGKIDRRAVTAQLAAALAAGDGYREPAGPLQRALAAIIAEVLGATRVGADDDFFALGGDSVLATAAVSRIRTWLDAPRAVVADVFATRTVAKLAERLHAAETDPGRLEAVAEIYLEVTRLDPAEVSDALAGGHRS from the coding sequence GGTGGGCGATCGCGGGGCACCGGTTGCCGTCGCCGCGCCGGCACCGGCCGAGGACGACGGCGCACCGTTTCCGCTGGCACCCATGCAGCACGCCATGTGGGTGGGCCGCGACGACGACGTGGCCCTCGGCGGAGTTGCCGGGCACCTGTATGTGGAATTCCAATCGGGCACCGGCATCGACCCCGAACGGCTGGCCGCCGCCGCGCAGGCGCTGGCCGCCCGGCATCCGATGCTGCGCGTGCAGTTCTCGCCCGACGGCACCCAGCACATCTCCGACGGCGCCGAACTGCCCGTGGCCGTGCAGGATCTGCGCGAGCTGGACGCCGCCGAAGCGGCCCGGCGGCTGGAGGCGACCCGCGCGGCGAAATCGCATCAGCAACTGCACGGCGCGGTCTTCGAGCTGACGGTCTCGCTCCTGCCGGACGGGACGGCGCGCCTGCACGTGGATCTGGACATGCAGGCCGCCGACGCGATGAGCTACCGCACGTTGATGGCCGACCTGGCCGCGGCCTACCGGGGCGAGGCGTTGCCGGAGCTGGGCTACACCTACCGGCAGTACCGCCAGGCCTTCGCCGACCGCGAACCCGACGACAACCACCGCCAGTGGTGGGCCCAGCGCATCCCGGACCTGCCCGACCCACCCAAGCTGCCGCCGCCGGCAGGCACCCCGGCGAACCCGCGCCGCAGCACCCGGCGCTGGCACTGGCTGGACCCCGCCACCCGCGACGCGCTGTTCGGCCAGGCCCGCGCGCACGGCGTCACCCCGGCCATGGCGCTGGCCGCCTCCTTCTCCCACACCCTGGCCAGCTGGTCAGACACCGCGCGTTTCCTGCTCAACGTGCCGCTGTTCGGACGCGAGCCGCTGCACGCCGACGTGGACCGGCTGGTCGGCGACTTCACCTCGTCGCTGCTGCTGGACGTGGATCTGACCCAGGCTCGCACCGGCGCCCAGCGGGCGCACGCGGTGCAGGACGCCATGCGCACCGCCGCCGCGCACGCCGACTACCCGGGCCTGGCGGTGCTGCGTGACCTGAGTCGGCACCGCGGCACCCAGGTGCTGGCGCCCGTGGTGTTCACCAGCGCCCTGGGCCTGGGGGAGTTGTTCTCCGATGAGGTCACCGCGGCGTTCGGCGGCCCGGTCTGGATCATCTCCCAGGGCCCGCAGGTGCTGCTCGATGCCCAGGTCACCGAGTTCGACGGCGGCGTCCTGGTGAACTGGGACGTGCGCGAGGAGATGTTCGCGCCCGGCGTGATCGACGCCATGTTCGCCCACCACGTCGCCGACCTGACCCGGCTGGCCGGCGGCGACGGCTGGGGGCAGCCGGCGCCGGCGGCATTGCCGGCCGAGCAGGCCCGGGTGCGCGAGCAGGCCAACGCGGGCACCGCCGAACCGAGCGGAGAAGCCCTGCAGGACGGTTTCTTCCGACAGGCGCAGCGCAATCCCGAGGCAGTCGCGGTGCTGCACGGTTCGGCCGAACTGCGCTACGGCCGGCTTCGCGATCAGGCACTGGCGGTGGCCGCCGCGTTGCGCGAGCGCGGGGTGCGGCGCGGCGACACCGTGGCACTGCTGGGGCCCAAGTGCGCCGAGCAGATCCCCGCGCTGCTGGGAATCCTGGCCGCCGGAGCGGTGTACCTGCCGATCGCCGCCGATCAGCCGCCCGAGCGGCGGCAGCGCATCCTGGCGCTGGGTGGCGCCGCACTGGCCCTGGTGGTCGGCGAGACGGTGCCGCAGCTGGAGATCCCGGCGGTGGCGGTGCGCGACGCGCTGGGGCATCCCGGCACCGCGGATCCGGTGCGCACCGACCCGGGCGAGCTGGCCTACGTGGTCTTCACCTCCGGCTCCACCGGCGAGCCCAAGGGCGTGGAGGTCACCCACGACGCCGCGATGAACACCATCGAAACCCTCAGCACGCGTTTCGAATTCGGCCCCCACGACCGCAGCCTGGCGCTGCTGACCCTGGACGCCGACATGTCAGTGCTCGATGTTTTCGCGATGCTGCGCGCCGGCGGGGCCACCGTGATGGTCGACGAAGCCGACCGGCGCAGCCCCGAGGTCTGGTCGCAGCTGGTCGGACAGCACCGGGTCAGCGTGCTCAACCTGATGCCGGGGGCCTGCGAGATGCTGGTGTCGGCCGGCGGCGAGCTCTCCTCGGTGCGCGCAGTGCTGACCGGTGGAGACTGGGTGCGTCCCGAACTGGCGCGGCGGTTTGCCGCGGCGGCACCCGGGGTGCGTTTCGCCGGGCTGGGTGGGGCCACCGAGACCGCGATTCATGCCACCGTCTGCGAGGTCGACGGCGAGCCCCCGGCGAACTGGGCGTCGGTGCCCTACGGCACGCCGCTGCCCAACATGGCCTGCCGGGTGGTCGGTCCCGACGGGGCTGATCGACCCGACTGGGTGGCCGGCGAACTGTGGATCGCCGGGCGCGGTCTCGCCTCGGGCTATCGCGGCCGGCCCGATCTGACCGCCGAGAAGTTCGTCGCCCACGACGGCCGAATCTGGTATCGCACCGGTGATCTGGCCCGTTACCGGCCCGACGGGACATTGGAGTTCGTCGGCCGCGCCGATCACCGGGTCAAGATCAGCGGATATCGCATCGAGCTCGGCGAGGTCGAAGCGGCACTGCGGCGGCTGCCGGGGGTCGCCGAAGCGGTGGTGGTGGCGCTGCCCGAGCCCGGTGGGCGCGAAGTGCTGGCGGCCGCCGTGCGCACCGATGACGCCACCCTGACCGAGGCAGGGGTGCGGGCCGCACTGGCCGAGTCGTTGCCCGAGCACATGGTTCCCCCGCTGGTGCAGGTGGTCTCGGGGATCGCCTACACCGTCTCGGGAAAGATCGACCGGCGGGCGGTGACGGCGCAACTGGCCGCGGCACTGGCCGCCGGCGACGGCTACCGCGAGCCGGCCGGTCCGCTGCAGCGCGCCCTGGCCGCGATCATCGCTGAGGTGCTCGGCGCCACCCGGGTCGGAGCCGACGACGATTTCTTCGCCCTGGGCGGGGATTCGGTGCTGGCCACCGCCGCCGTGTCGCGGATCCGCACCTGGCTCGACGCCCCCCGCGCGGTGGTCGCCGACGTCTTCGCCACCCGGACGGTGGCCAAGCTGGCCGAGCGCCTCCACGCCGCCGAGACCGATCCGGGCCGGTTGGAAGCGGTCGCCGAGATCTACCTGGAAGTGACCCGGCTGGATCCGGCAGAGGTGTCCGACGCGCTGGCCGGGGGACACCGGTCCTGA
- a CDS encoding beta-ketoacyl [acyl carrier protein] synthase domain-containing protein — MTDRRQDPVVITGLGVEAPGGIDTAEQYWSLLAEGREALSTIPEDRGWAVRELIEESHRDGFKPICNSGGFLSGAAEFDPGFFGIAPREAVAMDPQQRVALRVAWRALEDAGINPDELHGHDVGVYLGASVTGYGPDMAQFSAHSGHLLPGTALSVISGRIAYTLGLAGPAITVDTSCSSALSALHLAVRALQAGDADMALAGGVCVMGSPGFFVEFSKQHALSDDGRCRPYCADATGTVWAEGAAIFVLQRKSAALRDRRHIYGEILASRLNQDGHTTGLLTPSEQAQQRLFRDTLADAGLQPDQVGMIEGHGTGTRVGDPVELRSLISVYGAQSAAGAGPRLGSVKSNIGHTQAAAGALGLTKVLLAAEHQTIPATLHVGAGRHDGVDWDGGITLAETSTAWPARDGRRIGSVSAFGMSGTNAHLIVGVDQACEAAPC; from the coding sequence ATGACTGATCGGCGCCAGGACCCGGTCGTGATCACCGGCCTCGGCGTCGAGGCTCCCGGCGGCATCGACACCGCCGAACAGTACTGGTCACTGCTGGCTGAGGGTCGCGAGGCGCTGAGCACCATCCCCGAGGACCGGGGCTGGGCGGTGCGCGAACTCATCGAGGAATCGCACCGCGACGGCTTCAAACCCATCTGCAACTCGGGCGGATTCCTTTCCGGGGCCGCAGAATTCGATCCCGGGTTCTTCGGAATCGCACCCCGCGAGGCCGTCGCGATGGACCCGCAGCAACGGGTCGCGCTGCGGGTGGCCTGGCGTGCGCTCGAAGACGCCGGCATCAATCCCGACGAACTGCACGGTCACGATGTCGGCGTCTACCTCGGAGCCTCGGTCACCGGCTACGGCCCGGACATGGCGCAGTTCAGCGCGCACAGCGGCCACCTGCTGCCCGGCACCGCGCTGTCGGTGATCTCCGGGCGCATCGCCTACACCCTCGGGCTGGCCGGCCCGGCCATCACCGTCGACACCTCATGCTCGTCGGCGCTGTCGGCGCTGCACCTGGCCGTGCGGGCGCTGCAGGCCGGAGACGCCGACATGGCGCTCGCCGGTGGCGTGTGCGTGATGGGTTCGCCCGGATTTTTCGTCGAGTTCTCCAAACAACACGCGCTGTCCGACGATGGACGCTGCCGGCCCTACTGTGCGGACGCCACCGGCACGGTATGGGCCGAAGGCGCCGCCATCTTTGTGCTGCAACGGAAATCGGCTGCGCTGCGCGACCGGCGGCACATCTACGGGGAGATCCTCGCCAGCCGGCTCAACCAGGACGGCCACACTACCGGCCTGCTGACCCCCAGCGAGCAGGCCCAGCAGCGGCTGTTCCGCGACACCCTGGCCGACGCCGGCCTGCAGCCGGATCAGGTCGGGATGATCGAGGGCCACGGCACCGGAACCCGGGTCGGCGATCCCGTCGAACTGCGCTCGCTGATCAGCGTCTACGGCGCCCAGAGCGCGGCCGGCGCCGGCCCGCGGCTCGGCTCGGTCAAATCCAACATCGGCCACACCCAGGCCGCGGCCGGGGCGCTCGGGTTGACCAAGGTGTTGCTGGCCGCCGAGCACCAGACGATCCCGGCCACCCTGCACGTCGGCGCGGGCCGCCACGACGGCGTCGACTGGGACGGCGGCATCACGCTCGCCGAGACGAGCACGGCCTGGCCTGCGCGCGACGGCCGCCGCATCGGCTCGGTCTCGGCGTTCGGGATGAGCGGCACCAACGCGCACCTGATCGTCGGGGTGGACCAGGCCTGCGAGGCCGCGCCGTGCTGA
- a CDS encoding thioesterase II family protein, with protein sequence MAVDDVSTQVPAWMGRFPGPGPATLVFPHAGGTAVNYRPLALALAAGADTYVMQYPARADRFRESAAETLPELARSIFDAAPWHRLGPLRLFGHSMGSLVAFEFARIAEDRGIEIQRLWASAAPAPGVVAGLRKVPTGDADLRAELAQLGGTDPRILADEEFLTLLLTPVRADYLAFNRYACPPEATIGADIAVLGGRSDDRVRPDLLERWAQHTTGTCTVSLYDGGHFYHYEHIETLAKRIIADD encoded by the coding sequence ATGGCCGTCGATGACGTCTCGACGCAGGTTCCGGCCTGGATGGGCCGCTTCCCCGGCCCCGGCCCCGCGACCCTGGTGTTCCCGCACGCCGGCGGCACGGCGGTGAACTATCGCCCCCTGGCGCTTGCCCTGGCCGCCGGTGCCGACACCTATGTCATGCAGTATCCGGCGCGCGCCGACCGGTTCCGGGAATCGGCCGCCGAAACCCTGCCGGAGCTGGCCCGCAGCATCTTCGACGCGGCGCCCTGGCACCGGCTCGGGCCGCTGCGCCTGTTCGGGCACAGCATGGGCTCGCTCGTCGCGTTCGAATTCGCCCGGATCGCCGAGGACCGCGGCATCGAGATCCAGCGATTGTGGGCCTCGGCCGCGCCCGCACCGGGCGTGGTGGCCGGGCTGCGCAAAGTGCCCACCGGCGACGCCGACCTGCGGGCCGAGTTGGCCCAGCTGGGTGGCACCGACCCGCGGATCCTGGCCGACGAGGAGTTCCTCACCCTGCTGTTGACCCCGGTCCGCGCGGACTACCTGGCATTCAACCGCTACGCCTGCCCGCCCGAAGCCACCATCGGCGCCGACATCGCCGTGCTGGGGGGCCGCTCCGACGACCGGGTCCGGCCCGATCTGCTGGAACGTTGGGCCCAGCACACCACCGGCACCTGCACGGTGTCGCTTTACGACGGCGGCCACTTCTACCACTACGAGCACATCGAGACCCTGGCGAAGCGGATCATCGCCGATGACTGA